The genomic interval CGGGGAGAGCCGTTCGGGGAGCCTGATTCGTGGAGCCCTTGAAATGGACGTTGCCCCAGCCGCCGTTTCCGCCTTTCAGGAAGACGAAGCGGCCGGAATCTTCGAGACCGAAGTCGTGGATTAGCTCGCCTGTTTCAGCGTCGCGTATGAGAGTTCCGGGAGGCAGGAAGATGACGCAGTCTTCGCCGTCTTTGCCGTGGCACTTCTTTCCCTGGCCGTCGCCGCCGGTCTTTCCCTTGAATTTCTGTCTGTGGCGCAGATGAACCAGAGTTCTCAGGTTTCGGCGGACTTCGAAGATCAAATCTCCGCCCCTGCCGCCGTCTCCGCCGGAAGGTCCTCCATGAGGAATATATTTCTCGCGGCGGAAGGCTATGCAGCCGTTTCCGCCCTTTCCGGAAGACACTTCGATAAGCGCTTCATCAGCAAATTTCACCATATGCGTACACTCCTTCGGCGGTTCGAAGCTGATTCATAGCCTGAAAAGCCGAAAAAAAAAGCCGGCGTCGACCGCCGGCTTTCACTTCGTTCCGATCAAGCCTGAACCGGCTCGACAGAAGCAAGGTTTCTTCCCTTGCGGGAATGGTATTTTACCACACCGTCAACGGTTGCGAACAGGGTATCGTCTCTTCCGCAGCCAACATTGTTGCCAGGATGGATTTTAGTTCCTCTCTGACGAACCAAGATTGAGCCGGAAGTAACGATCTGACCGCCGAACACTTTTACTCCGAGATATTTCGGATTCGAATCGCGGCCGTTTTTGGCACCGCTACCACCTTTTTTGCGTCCCATATCAACCCTCCAACAAGTCTTTCAATAGTCCGATCCGGTTTCCACCCGCATTACGACCGCCTTCGGGTATTCTTTCTCGATAGAAGAAATCCCTTCGCGTAAAAAAGCGGCCGCATATTGCAGAAAAGGAAGATCCTCTTCCCTCCAGGCTGTTACGCGGAATGCGAGCGACCCGCGTCCAGCCGTTTCCGCTTCCGTCTCCAAACCGGATCGGGAAGCGAGCATTGCCAGGGTGGTTCTCAGCAGAACAGTGACCGAGGCGCACACAATGTCCGCGCCTTTCGCTCCCTGACCTGCGTGTCCCCGGGCGGAGGCGGAAACCAGATTTCCCGACGCTCCAAGGACCACACCCACGGCTATCAAGGCTTACGCCCCGATAATATTCTCTACGGTTATCATGGTGTACCGCTGGCGATGTCCGATCGTCCGGTGATAGTCTTTCTTCGACTTATACTTGTACACGATAACCTTTTTATCCTTGAAGCTGTCTCCGACTACTACCTGAACCTTAGCTCCGGATACGTAGGGAGCGCCGACCGTCGTCTTACCGTCGGCGGAAACCATCAGGACAGTGTCAATATCGATCTTGGCGCCTTTTTCGGCGTCGATCAGGTCAACCTGGATC from Teretinema zuelzerae carries:
- the rpmA gene encoding 50S ribosomal protein L27, encoding MGRKKGGSGAKNGRDSNPKYLGVKVFGGQIVTSGSILVRQRGTKIHPGNNVGCGRDDTLFATVDGVVKYHSRKGRNLASVEPVQA
- a CDS encoding ribosomal-processing cysteine protease Prp, with product MGVVLGASGNLVSASARGHAGQGAKGADIVCASVTVLLRTTLAMLASRSGLETEAETAGRGSLAFRVTAWREEDLPFLQYAAAFLREGISSIEKEYPKAVVMRVETGSDY
- the rplU gene encoding 50S ribosomal protein L21 is translated as MYALVEYKGKQYKAEKGAQIQVDLIDAEKGAKIDIDTVLMVSADGKTTVGAPYVSGAKVQVVVGDSFKDKKVIVYKYKSKKDYHRTIGHRQRYTMITVENIIGA